A region of the Bacteroidia bacterium genome:
ACTCTCCCATAGCTTTGGTATTAGCGTATGCCCAGCGATGATTATATGTCGAACCCTCGATACGATAATCTGTTTCTGATAGTTTTCGAGTTTTTGTTAAATCTAAAAGGTCAAGGCTTTTTCCATATACTTCTGATGTTGAAGCTATTAAGATAGTTTTTTTATATTGATTAGCTAAATTAAGAATTACATCTATACCGCGAATATTTCCCAATATAGCTAATACCGGATTTTGCATGATATACTTAACTCCAACTGGGGCTGCAAAGTGGTATATATGGTCTGCCCACTGAACAAGAGACTCCATAAGGGGTTTATCTGCAACATCACCATAGATAAACTCAAAATTAGGATTCTGCTGCAATGCTTGGATATTTTCAATCCTGCCGGTTGAAAGATTATCTACTACACGAACAATTTGTCCAGATAACAATAAGGAATCAGCTAAATTAGAACCAATAAAGCCTGCCCCGCCTGTAATTAGAATATTCATAGAGAATTACCGTTGTTTTTTAGGATTAACGTCTTTTAGGTCTATCATTAGAGTATCTGTCGTTTCTCCTCTGCGGTCTATCTTCTCTATTATTATTGTGTTGTTGCTCTTCATTAGTACCTTCTTTTGGTGGTAGTAATGCTTTTCTACTCAGGCGAAACTTACCTGTTTTAGGATCTATTCCGGTAATTTTGATTTCAAATTCTTCTCCGATTTCTAAAACTCCTTCCATAGAAGCTAAACGGTCATGAGATATTTCTGAAATATGTAATAAACCTTCTTTACCGGGTAAATATTCCATAAATGCACCAAACTCCTTAATAGATTTTACTTTAGCTAAGTAAACATCACCTACTTCGGGAACTGTTGTAATGCCTTTTATCCAATTAGCAGCGGCATCTAAGCAAGTTTTATCTGGAGAAGATATAGTTACGATTCCTTCTTTACCTACTTCTTCTATCGAAATAGAGGTATTTGTAACGCGCTGTATTTCCTGAATAACTTTTCCGCCTTGCCCAATCACAGCACCAATAGTATCTTGAGGAATTGCCATTTTCAATATTCTGGGAGCATATTGAGATATATCTGTTCTTGGAGAAGCTATGGTTTCAAGCATTTTTTCTAAGATATGGGCACGGCCACGTTTCGCTTGCGCTAAAGCTTCTGCGATAATTTCATACGAAATTCCGCGTACTTTAATATCCATTTGGCAAGCAGTTAGTCCTTGCGTAGTTCCGGTTACCTTGAAGTCCATATCACCCAAATGATCCTCATCGCCCAAAATATCGGAAAGAATTGTATGTTGATTTTCGCCTACGACTAAGCCCATAGCAATTCCGGAAACTGGCCGAGTTATGTTAATTCCGGCATCCATTAAGGCAAGAGTACCGGCACAAACAGTAGCCATTGAACTTGACCCGTTTGACTCTAAAATATCTGAAACAACGCGGATAGTATATTCATTATCAGCAGGAATCATCGGTTTTAAAGCTCTCTCGGCAAGGTTTCCATGCCCTACCTCTCTTCTGGCAGGTGCGCGGAGTGGCTTGATTTCACCCGTAGAATATGGCGGAAAATTATACTGCAGCATAAAACGCTTAACACCTTGAACGGTAGCTAAATCAATCATTTGCTCATCTAATTTTGAGCCAAGCGTAACGGTAGTTAAACTTTGTGTTTCCCCGCGTGTAAATATTGCTGATCCGTGCGCGCGAGGTAAATAAGAAACTTCACACCATATTGGGCGAATTTCATCAGGCTTTCTACCATCTAAACGCAATTTGTAATCTAATACTTGGCTTCTAACTACATGATATTCAACCTCATTGAAGAATGAGGTAATCTCCTCTTTTCTATCTAATATATCAAAGCCGGTACGCTCCGAAAAAGAATCTATTAATTGTTGCAGAATATCTTTAATTTGTTTCCGGCGTTCGTCTTTGGGAAGTGAAGCACGTACAATTGCCGTAAGCGGCTCAGTTGCAAATTCGGCAACAGCTTGGTATAGAACTTCATCTCTTTGTTTTTGCTCATACTGACGTGTAGTTAGATTTACCTCAGAACGAAGTTCTCTTTGCAGTTGATTTAATGATTTAATTGCATCATGGGCAACCTTGATAGCGTCAAGCATGATTTCTTCTGAAACTTCACGCATCTCTCCTTCAACCATCACAATAGAATCATCGGTAGCAGCTACTATCAAGTCTAAATCATTTCCTTCGCATTGGCTTATACATGGATTAATGTAAAAAGTACCATTCTTGCGCAGTACACGGACTTCCGATACAGGGTCAGGAAAAGGAATATCTGAAACCATCAATGCTGCCGAAGCCGCTAAGCAAGCCAATGAATCTGCTTGATGCTCTCTATCAGAAGAAATTAAGTTGATAATCACTTGAATATCTGCATGATAGTCATCAGGAAATAATGGACGTATAGCTCGATCTACCAATCGAGATATTAGAATTTCATAGTCGCTGATTTTGCCGTCGCGTTTGAGAAACCCTCCGGGAAAACGCCCCGTAGAAGAAAATTTCTCTATGTAATCAACGGATAATGGCAAAAAGTCAATTTCCGGGCGAACTTCTTTATTGGCTACAACGGTTGCTAAGAGCATTGTTTCACCACAGCGTAAGACTACGGAGCCGTCTGCCTGCTTGGCTAAACGTCCCGTCTCTATGGAGATGTTCTGGTTTCCGACCGTTACGGATTTGGTAATACTTCGCATAGTTATGCCGTCTCAAAATTAACGGCGAATTCCTAATTTTTTAATCAGTACCCGATAGCGCTCAATATCTATGCGGCTTAAGTAATTTAGTAATCTGCGACGTTTTCCAACTAATTTTAAGAGAGAAAGTTCTGTGGATTTATCGTGCCTATGTTGCTTTAAATGCTCTGTTAAGTGTGCTATTCGGTGGGTAAAAAGAGCAACTTGTGATTCCGGTGAGCCGGTGTCTTGCGCATCTCCGCGGAGGCTATTCTCCTGAAAGATAGTGCGTTTTTTCTCTGTGTTTAAATACATATTTGTACGTCCCTGTAAATGAACCCGCAAAGTAACGGCTTTTTGTGCAAAAAACAAAAAACCTTTTCAAATTTGCAGCATGAACGCTTTCCAACAAACAAGCTATCAATTTCCGCGTCAAACCGCTTTTTATCGGGGAAAAGTGCGTGATGTCTATGAAATTGAAGAACAAGTATTGGTCTTGATTGCCAGTGACCGTATTTCGGCATTTGATGTAATCCTCCCAGCTCCTATTCCACACAAAGGCCAGGTTCTAAATCAAACGGCGGCCTATTTTTTAAATTCCCTAAAAAATATTGTCCCAAACCATTTTTTGGTTTCTCCTGACCCAAATGTAACACTTGCTTTAAAGTGCAATCCTTTTCCGGTTGAAGTTGTAGTACGCGGCTACCTCTGTGGGCACGCATGGCGCGTGTATGCAGCCGGTGAAAGAACCCTGTGCGGAAATAAGTTGCCAGACGGATTACGAGAAAATGACCCTTTCCCAGAGCCAATCATTACGCCAGCCATCAAATCTAAATTTGGCCATGATGAAGATATTTCTGAATATGAAATTCTGAAATCTAAGCTCTTAGATGAAGAAGATTGGTTTCCAATTCGGCATTATGCGCTACAATTATATCACGAAGGAACAAAATCTGCTGAAAAACAAGGGCTTATCCTCGCTGATACAAAATATGAGTTTGGAACTTTTGAAGACAAAATTCTATTGATTGACGAAGTGCATACGCCTGACTCTTCGCGGTATTTTTGGGCTGATGGATTTAGTGAACGCCAGCAAGCCGGCGAATCTCAGATGCATCTTTCAAAGGAATTTGTGCGGGAATGGCTTCTCTCGCAGGGATTTCACGGCCAAGAAGGAGCATCGCCTCCGCCAATGTCTTCCGAAATCATCACAGAAATTCGGCAACGATACATCCAACTGTATGAGCAAATTACCGGTCAGCACTTTGAACCCAGAAATTATTCCGCCAGCACAGAACAAGAATTATTTGAAAAAACAGTACAAACACTACTCGATATGGGGCTAAAAGTGTAACATAAAAAAGAGGCTGCCCAAAAAATTTGGGCAGCCTCTTTTTTATAAGATACTTGTTATTGTGGAATAACAAACGTCATCCCGAGATTAATAGCTCCTACAATATTGGTAGCTGTTTCACGAACTTTGGGTGATGGGTTGTTTGCATCCGGAGTAAACCAAATAAATGGATTAGTAGGGTTATCTCCAAATCGGTGATAACGGTCTTTCCAGTATTTTACGTTGCTAAATGTACCAAGTGTTTGACCACTATTAGTTTTGTAAGATCCGCTAATGGTAGCATCCTTGTTTTCAGCATTAGAAAGGCTGTAATCAAAGCGGACATCGAAGTTAATATGGATTCTATCGCTGACTTTAAAGATAACTCCCATTCCGAATACGGCATCAAAGAGGGTTTTACTAAACTGTGATTCGTTAAACTGAAAGGACATAGTTTGACCTAATGTTTTGTTGGTAATGCTGCCATTTACTCCGTCAATTTTGATGTCTGTGAAGCCGTCATAGCTGTGTTCTTCCTTAGATCCCATTAAAAAAGATAATTGCGGACCTAAGAAAAAGGAGAACATAGTTCCGGCATCCGGCGAGGTATTAAATTTAAGCAATAAGGGCATTTTGAAGTAGTTTAGATTTGTAAGTCCCTTAATATCATGGGTTACCGTTTCCACTGGGCTCTTATAGGTACCTTTCCATTTTTGCCCTTGGCTGGAGTATAAAAAGTTTAATTCCAAACCAATGTTATCCGTAAAGTGGTATCCGCCAAAGATACCGCCTGACAAACCATACTTATAGTCATAATCTAAGGTTGAGTTAGCATCTGCGTCATTTTGGTTTCGCAGCCACGTAGATTGTGGGGAAACTTTAAAACCCAAATGAAATCCTTTTTGGCCAAAAGCGATATTCTGGCTCAGTACATAAACAGTAAGTAGTAAGAGTAATTTTTTCATTTCTCTGTTTTTTTCAAATATACAGCAAATATATGTGAAAAGTATTTATACAAAGGTAGGGGTTTTATTTTTAGGAGATTTTTGGCTTGTGATTTAATAATCAATCATTTCTGTGGGTATCTATTTTCGTATTTGCTTTTTGTAAGAAGGTTTAAAATTCCGTAACTTGCCCCCATGTTTGTTTTTCAAGTTGCCGGTAATAGCTATCAAGTATCTGGTAATACTATAAACAATGTTGATTATCAGCCTAATATATGTAGTTTAGAAACTAACTCATGGCATATTTTGTTGGATAATTTTTCGTATCGAATCCAATTATTAGAATGGGATTCGGCGGAAAAGACTATTCAGTTTCAGATAAACGGAAAATCAATTTTGTATAAATACTTAGATGAGCAAGATATTTTACTGCAAAAATTAGGATTAAATAAATTAGACACACAAAAAAATAGCATCATAAAAGCACCTATGCCCGGTCTAATTCGCAAAATATTGGTAAACCCGGGAGATACTGTGCAAAAAGGAGACTCTTTGCTCGTTTTGGAAGCTATGAAAATGGAAAATGTCCTAAAAGCATCTGCTAACGGAACTGTTCAAACTATAGAAGTAACAGCAATGCAAGTGGTCGAAAAAAATCAAATCTTAATTAAATTCCAATAATATGTTGTTTCAAGGTCTTGGTGTTGCGCTGGTTACGCCTTTTCATGCGGATGGAAGGTTGGACAAAACCGCCCTACGAAATTTAGTAAAGCATACTTTACCACATGTAGATTTTTTAGTTCCATTAGGCACAACGGGAGAAAATCCGGTATTGTCAGATCTTGAAAGCCAGCAGGTTATAGAAATTGTTTTAGAAGAAAATCAAGGGAAAAAGCCAATTTTAGTTGGTTGTGGTGGAAACGATACCCGCAAGGTTTGTTTACGTATTGAGCAATATACCAAACTATATCCGATTCAGGGTTTTTTGAGTGTTACTCCGTATTACAATAAACCTTCCCAAGCCGGCCTGATTTTGCATTACAACCAAGTTGCGCAGGCTACCCAATTGCCGATAGTTTTGTATAACGTTCCGGGTAGAACGTCTGTAAATATGCTTCCTAAAACCGTATTGGAAATTGCCCATGCACATCATAACATTGTAGCTATCAAAGAGTCATCAGGGAGTTTAGAACAAGGGATGGAGATTTTTCGCTCAAAGCCGGCTCATTTTTCGGTTCTTTCCGGTGATGATCCCTTAGCCCTTCCCGGAATAGCACTCGGCTTTTCAGGGCTTATTTCTGTGGTAGCCAATGTTTTTCCGGCAGAAACAGCTCAATTAGTTCGGCTATGTCAAAAACAGTCGTTTGAATCTGCCTTAAAAATCCACTATTCATTACTACCAACTATTTCTTTATTATTTCAAGAGGGAAATCCAACGGGCATTAAAGCCTATCTTGCTGAAAAAGGCATTTGTGGTTCACACACCCGCTTACCCGTTCCCCCGGCATCTAATCAATTAACTAAAGCCATTCAACAAGATATTGAACGAATTCAAGGCGAATTTGTATTGCTATCAACATGATTGCACTGATAACCGCTACGAATCGTTCTAATAGCTATTCCAGTAAAATTGCTGCCATTTATGATAAATTTTTAACAGAATTAACCGAAGAACCTGTTTTTCGGTATTCTTTAGACCAGTTGCCTGCAGATTTTCTGGCCTCAAACCTATACGGAAAAAGAAGCGATAACTTTATACCCATAGAAGCAGCTATGCGTGAAGCGAATAAGTACTTATTTGTTGTTCCGGAATATAACGGGAGTTTTCCTGGCGTTTTAAAGCTATTTATAGATTCATTGAAGCCGCAGGAAACATTTTATGGGAAAAAGGCCGCTTTGGCAGGTGTTTCCAAAGGAAAATTTGGAAATATTCGCGGGTTAGACCACTTAGTATGTGTCTTAAACTACCTGCGAGTTATAGTTCTTCCCAATCGTGTTCATATAATTTCAGTACATCGCATCTATGACGAAGCTACTCAATCCCTTGATCCTACGAATACAGAAGATATTCGTACCCAAATCAAGCAGTTTGTTGAATTATAGTTTTTCTTAAAAACCTGTTTTTTAAATACTTACAAAATAAGTTTATTTTTTCTTTGACATTCAACCTTTTTGTTGCAACTTTGTTGCAACAAAAAGGGTATGCGTAAAATAGGAGATTGGTTGGGAATTTTCAGCACAACGGTTTGTTTAATACATTGTATTGCAACGCCATTGTTGATATTGGCTTCCGGCTTAGTGTTGGGCTATGAAGGTATTGAATATGTTTCTTTGTTGGGGGCTTTTGTTGCTGTATATTTTGTTTGGTCTCATTCTCGCAATAAAGTTACCAAAACTGCATTAGCGTTTGGTTTGGTTTTTTTAACGATTGGAATTTGTGCGGAGCATTTTACAGAGCATTTTATGCAATTAGTTCCCTACGTAAAATATGCCGGATCCGGTATCTTGATAACTACTCATTTAAACAATATTCGCTCAAAACACTAAGGAATTATATTTTGTAATTTTCTTTGAATAAGG
Encoded here:
- a CDS encoding GDP-mannose 4,6-dehydratase codes for the protein MNILITGGAGFIGSNLADSLLLSGQIVRVVDNLSTGRIENIQALQQNPNFEFIYGDVADKPLMESLVQWADHIYHFAAPVGVKYIMQNPVLAILGNIRGIDVILNLANQYKKTILIASTSEVYGKSLDLLDLTKTRKLSETDYRIEGSTYNHRWAYANTKAMGEFLALAYYKEFGTKVVIARFFNTVGPKQLSQYGMVIPNFIQKALKNEPIQIYGTGKQKRSFIHVSDTIQAITTLMSTEKAMGEVFNIGNPIEITIEELAQKIISMTKSSSVINYMSYEEAYGKGFEDMDRRTADISKLCQVTGFKITRSLEDIIKELI
- a CDS encoding polyribonucleotide nucleotidyltransferase encodes the protein MRSITKSVTVGNQNISIETGRLAKQADGSVVLRCGETMLLATVVANKEVRPEIDFLPLSVDYIEKFSSTGRFPGGFLKRDGKISDYEILISRLVDRAIRPLFPDDYHADIQVIINLISSDREHQADSLACLAASAALMVSDIPFPDPVSEVRVLRKNGTFYINPCISQCEGNDLDLIVAATDDSIVMVEGEMREVSEEIMLDAIKVAHDAIKSLNQLQRELRSEVNLTTRQYEQKQRDEVLYQAVAEFATEPLTAIVRASLPKDERRKQIKDILQQLIDSFSERTGFDILDRKEEITSFFNEVEYHVVRSQVLDYKLRLDGRKPDEIRPIWCEVSYLPRAHGSAIFTRGETQSLTTVTLGSKLDEQMIDLATVQGVKRFMLQYNFPPYSTGEIKPLRAPARREVGHGNLAERALKPMIPADNEYTIRVVSDILESNGSSSMATVCAGTLALMDAGINITRPVSGIAMGLVVGENQHTILSDILGDEDHLGDMDFKVTGTTQGLTACQMDIKVRGISYEIIAEALAQAKRGRAHILEKMLETIASPRTDISQYAPRILKMAIPQDTIGAVIGQGGKVIQEIQRVTNTSISIEEVGKEGIVTISSPDKTCLDAAANWIKGITTVPEVGDVYLAKVKSIKEFGAFMEYLPGKEGLLHISEISHDRLASMEGVLEIGEEFEIKITGIDPKTGKFRLSRKALLPPKEGTNEEQQHNNNREDRPQRRNDRYSNDRPKRR
- the rpsO gene encoding 30S ribosomal protein S15, giving the protein MYLNTEKKRTIFQENSLRGDAQDTGSPESQVALFTHRIAHLTEHLKQHRHDKSTELSLLKLVGKRRRLLNYLSRIDIERYRVLIKKLGIRR
- a CDS encoding phosphoribosylaminoimidazolesuccinocarboxamide synthase is translated as MNAFQQTSYQFPRQTAFYRGKVRDVYEIEEQVLVLIASDRISAFDVILPAPIPHKGQVLNQTAAYFLNSLKNIVPNHFLVSPDPNVTLALKCNPFPVEVVVRGYLCGHAWRVYAAGERTLCGNKLPDGLRENDPFPEPIITPAIKSKFGHDEDISEYEILKSKLLDEEDWFPIRHYALQLYHEGTKSAEKQGLILADTKYEFGTFEDKILLIDEVHTPDSSRYFWADGFSERQQAGESQMHLSKEFVREWLLSQGFHGQEGASPPPMSSEIITEIRQRYIQLYEQITGQHFEPRNYSASTEQELFEKTVQTLLDMGLKV
- a CDS encoding PorT family protein — encoded protein: MKKLLLLLTVYVLSQNIAFGQKGFHLGFKVSPQSTWLRNQNDADANSTLDYDYKYGLSGGIFGGYHFTDNIGLELNFLYSSQGQKWKGTYKSPVETVTHDIKGLTNLNYFKMPLLLKFNTSPDAGTMFSFFLGPQLSFLMGSKEEHSYDGFTDIKIDGVNGSITNKTLGQTMSFQFNESQFSKTLFDAVFGMGVIFKVSDRIHINFDVRFDYSLSNAENKDATISGSYKTNSGQTLGTFSNVKYWKDRYHRFGDNPTNPFIWFTPDANNPSPKVRETATNIVGAINLGMTFVIPQ
- a CDS encoding acetyl-CoA carboxylase biotin carboxyl carrier protein subunit translates to MFVFQVAGNSYQVSGNTINNVDYQPNICSLETNSWHILLDNFSYRIQLLEWDSAEKTIQFQINGKSILYKYLDEQDILLQKLGLNKLDTQKNSIIKAPMPGLIRKILVNPGDTVQKGDSLLVLEAMKMENVLKASANGTVQTIEVTAMQVVEKNQILIKFQ
- the dapA gene encoding 4-hydroxy-tetrahydrodipicolinate synthase, translated to MLFQGLGVALVTPFHADGRLDKTALRNLVKHTLPHVDFLVPLGTTGENPVLSDLESQQVIEIVLEENQGKKPILVGCGGNDTRKVCLRIEQYTKLYPIQGFLSVTPYYNKPSQAGLILHYNQVAQATQLPIVLYNVPGRTSVNMLPKTVLEIAHAHHNIVAIKESSGSLEQGMEIFRSKPAHFSVLSGDDPLALPGIALGFSGLISVVANVFPAETAQLVRLCQKQSFESALKIHYSLLPTISLLFQEGNPTGIKAYLAEKGICGSHTRLPVPPASNQLTKAIQQDIERIQGEFVLLST
- a CDS encoding NAD(P)H-dependent oxidoreductase: MIALITATNRSNSYSSKIAAIYDKFLTELTEEPVFRYSLDQLPADFLASNLYGKRSDNFIPIEAAMREANKYLFVVPEYNGSFPGVLKLFIDSLKPQETFYGKKAALAGVSKGKFGNIRGLDHLVCVLNYLRVIVLPNRVHIISVHRIYDEATQSLDPTNTEDIRTQIKQFVEL
- a CDS encoding MerC domain-containing protein, producing the protein MRKIGDWLGIFSTTVCLIHCIATPLLILASGLVLGYEGIEYVSLLGAFVAVYFVWSHSRNKVTKTALAFGLVFLTIGICAEHFTEHFMQLVPYVKYAGSGILITTHLNNIRSKH